In Microvenator marinus, one genomic interval encodes:
- a CDS encoding ABC transporter ATP-binding protein yields the protein MSLLGDFRRVVELVKTQGWRYPVGIASLGVVNISDVLAPVFMALAVELTQAEFTGDPVNTPTPLALLGITPDTFTIITAVAVFLVLQVLANIARYPMLMQVAVPSHEITQLIRRRIANHLLAQSQSWYDKSRSGDIMSIATSDVQAVRMMLGPGVLIAADTLLLVSLVLLMLSILSWELTLITLIPVPFILLITNKLSHLEFDRFKDVQEDLADMTERARESYAGIRIIQGYAREVYDRRRFAGFSERHFGKNLRLARVRSFFEPTLDLMLGVSTALVVIFGGIGVAKGTMTLGTFVAFLFLIRYLSGPMIGLGWSVSLFQRGRASMHRIDELCETELEITNAPNAKTAAGPGGLKVQNLTFRYTADRVLEDGTVQKAPKHPVLRDISFEIPAGKTLGVFGPVGSGKSSLACVLTRLYDPPAGTVFLDGEDIRELTLESLREMVVLAPQETFLFSSTVARNIVMTRDDLIERPDQGQEEVVRVARLAHLHDEVEHFEDGYQTMLGERGVNLSGGQRQRLAIARAITADPKVLILDDCLSAVDTKTESAILQNLRTVLDGRTGLVISHRVRAVQDADEIIVIEDGQITQRGTHDELLAQNGYYARIAAEQSQAKGEAA from the coding sequence ATGTCGTTATTAGGTGATTTTCGGCGAGTCGTAGAACTCGTTAAAACGCAGGGGTGGCGTTATCCGGTGGGTATAGCCTCTCTGGGCGTGGTCAACATCTCAGATGTGCTCGCGCCGGTCTTTATGGCGCTCGCCGTCGAGCTCACTCAGGCCGAGTTCACAGGCGATCCAGTCAACACGCCGACCCCTCTCGCGCTCCTAGGAATCACGCCCGATACCTTCACGATCATCACGGCGGTGGCTGTCTTCCTCGTACTCCAGGTACTTGCGAACATCGCGCGATACCCGATGCTCATGCAGGTGGCAGTGCCATCGCACGAGATCACGCAGCTCATCCGCCGCCGCATCGCAAACCATCTCTTGGCGCAAAGCCAGTCCTGGTACGACAAATCTCGCTCAGGCGACATCATGTCGATCGCCACCTCCGACGTGCAGGCCGTGCGCATGATGCTCGGGCCCGGTGTGCTCATCGCCGCAGATACACTGCTCTTGGTCTCGCTCGTGCTCCTCATGCTGAGCATCCTCTCCTGGGAACTCACGCTTATTACGCTCATCCCGGTGCCCTTCATCTTGCTCATCACGAACAAGCTCTCGCACCTCGAATTCGACCGATTCAAAGACGTCCAGGAAGACCTCGCGGACATGACCGAGCGCGCGCGCGAGTCCTACGCCGGCATCCGAATCATTCAGGGCTACGCCCGCGAAGTCTACGACCGACGCCGATTTGCCGGATTCTCGGAGCGCCATTTCGGCAAAAACTTGAGGCTCGCCCGAGTCCGCTCGTTCTTCGAGCCGACGCTCGACCTCATGCTCGGCGTCTCCACTGCCCTCGTGGTGATTTTCGGCGGAATCGGCGTGGCAAAGGGCACCATGACGCTCGGCACCTTCGTTGCGTTCCTCTTCCTGATCCGCTACCTCTCCGGACCGATGATCGGGCTTGGCTGGTCGGTCTCGCTCTTCCAGCGCGGCCGCGCCTCGATGCACCGAATCGACGAGCTCTGCGAAACCGAGCTCGAGATCACGAATGCACCAAACGCCAAAACAGCGGCCGGCCCCGGAGGCCTCAAAGTCCAGAACCTGACCTTCCGCTACACCGCGGACCGCGTGCTCGAAGACGGAACAGTTCAAAAGGCCCCAAAACATCCGGTCCTGCGCGACATCTCGTTCGAAATCCCCGCAGGAAAAACCCTCGGTGTTTTCGGGCCCGTCGGCAGCGGAAAATCCTCGCTCGCCTGCGTCCTGACACGGCTTTACGACCCGCCTGCGGGCACAGTTTTCTTGGACGGCGAAGATATTCGTGAGCTCACCTTGGAGTCGCTCCGAGAGATGGTGGTGCTCGCGCCTCAAGAGACCTTCCTCTTCAGCTCGACCGTCGCGCGCAACATCGTGATGACCCGAGACGACCTCATCGAGCGCCCCGACCAGGGCCAAGAAGAGGTTGTACGGGTGGCGCGCCTCGCGCACCTGCACGACGAGGTCGAGCATTTCGAAGACGGCTATCAAACCATGCTCGGTGAGCGCGGCGTCAACCTCTCCGGTGGCCAGCGCCAACGCCTGGCCATTGCGCGTGCGATTACCGCGGACCCCAAAGTCCTGATCCTCGACGACTGCTTGAGCGCCGTAGACACCAAGACCGAATCCGCAATTCTTCAGAATCTGCGAACGGTGCTCGACGGAAGAACAGGCCTCGTGATCTCGCACCGCGTGCGCGCGGTCCAAGATGCCGACGAAATCATCGTCATCGAGGACGGACAAATCACCCAACGCGGCACTCATGACGAATTGCTGGCACAGAACGGCTACTACGCGCGCATCGCGGCCGAGCAATCACAGGCAAAAGGGGAGGCGGCATGA
- a CDS encoding isoprenyl transferase has protein sequence MLARKPKLHVDEAVLKTCTGPMPKHVGIIMDGNGRWAKGRGMPRIKGHHEGANAVRRTVESCRYLEIPHLTLYAFSSQNWGRPQDEVTGLMTLFDVYIKKERQRLIDNGVAMRMIGDRSRLSPGLLRAVEGLEDATAHNSDLILQVAVSYGGREEILSAVKAIAKEISDGTLRAEDIDEHTVSDHLYTRNIPDPELIIRTSGEFRVSNFLLWQAAYAEFFVTDTMWPDFNEVHLRDALNSFGSRERRFGLTSAQLSETSEEE, from the coding sequence ATGCTGGCCAGAAAACCCAAACTCCACGTAGATGAAGCTGTACTCAAGACTTGCACAGGCCCGATGCCGAAGCATGTCGGCATCATTATGGACGGCAACGGCCGATGGGCCAAAGGTCGCGGGATGCCGCGCATCAAGGGGCATCACGAAGGCGCAAACGCAGTACGCAGAACCGTAGAATCTTGCCGCTATCTGGAGATTCCGCACCTGACGCTCTACGCGTTTAGCTCCCAGAACTGGGGCCGCCCACAGGACGAAGTCACCGGGCTCATGACCCTATTCGACGTCTACATCAAGAAGGAGCGCCAGCGTCTTATCGACAACGGCGTGGCCATGCGCATGATCGGGGACCGCTCACGTCTTTCGCCCGGATTGCTCCGCGCCGTGGAAGGGCTTGAAGACGCTACCGCCCATAACTCCGACCTTATCTTGCAAGTTGCGGTCTCTTACGGAGGCCGAGAAGAAATTTTGTCGGCCGTAAAGGCCATCGCAAAAGAAATTTCTGACGGTACATTGCGTGCCGAAGATATCGACGAGCACACCGTCTCCGACCACCTCTACACCCGCAATATACCTGACCCTGAGCTCATCATCCGCACGAGCGGAGAATTCAGAGTTTCGAATTTCCTTTTGTGGCAAGCAGCTTACGCAGAATTTTTTGTGACAGATACCATGTGGCCAGACTTCAATGAGGTGCATCTAAGGGACGCATTAAATAGTTTTGGAAGCCGTGAAAGACGTTTCGGGCTCACAAGTGCACAGCTTTCCGAGACCTCTGAAGAGGAATGA
- the thiD gene encoding bifunctional hydroxymethylpyrimidine kinase/phosphomethylpyrimidine kinase — MKDLFTLLGGHGQEVFQPAVALTIAGSDSGGGAGIQADLKTFAASKVFGTSVLTLVTAQNTQGVTAVEMLPDAVIRAQFEAVMSDLNPTAAKTGALGNDRVIGLVAEMLDDRPIEKLVVDPVMVSKHGDPLMPEQAVKAFIALMVPRAMIITPNRFEARALIGRDVDDVRDMQEAAKRIFDMGAPAVLIKGGHLDHIVRDILYDGTGFTEFGADRIRSPRVHGSGCTFSAAITAKLAEGATIEAALEYARDFITKAILMAPEIGEGIAPVNPMHSVWNS, encoded by the coding sequence ATGAAGGACCTCTTTACATTGCTCGGCGGTCACGGCCAGGAAGTCTTCCAACCCGCAGTTGCGCTCACCATCGCGGGCAGCGATTCGGGCGGTGGCGCAGGCATTCAGGCCGACCTCAAGACCTTCGCGGCCTCCAAAGTCTTCGGCACCTCGGTTCTGACGCTCGTAACGGCTCAGAACACGCAAGGTGTGACCGCGGTTGAGATGTTGCCGGACGCGGTGATCCGAGCCCAATTCGAGGCCGTGATGTCCGACCTCAATCCCACCGCGGCCAAGACCGGTGCGCTCGGCAATGACCGAGTCATCGGGCTCGTGGCGGAAATGCTCGACGACCGGCCCATCGAAAAACTCGTCGTCGACCCCGTCATGGTTTCGAAACACGGCGACCCGTTGATGCCGGAGCAAGCCGTCAAAGCCTTCATCGCACTTATGGTGCCGCGCGCCATGATCATCACGCCCAACCGATTCGAGGCCCGTGCCCTTATCGGCCGCGATGTCGACGATGTTCGCGACATGCAAGAGGCTGCCAAACGCATCTTCGATATGGGCGCACCGGCCGTGCTCATCAAAGGCGGCCACCTCGACCATATCGTGCGCGACATCCTCTACGACGGCACAGGCTTTACGGAATTCGGCGCAGACCGCATCCGCTCACCGCGCGTGCACGGCTCGGGCTGCACCTTCTCGGCCGCGATCACCGCCAAACTCGCCGAGGGCGCCACCATCGAAGCCGCTCTTGAATACGCACGCGACTTCATCACCAAGGCCATCCTCATGGCCCCAGAAATCGGCGAAGGTATCGCCCCAGTCAATCCCATGCATTCGGTCTGGAATTCCTAA
- a CDS encoding chlorophyllase/cutinase-like alpha/beta fold protein, with the protein MKNMLRFSVLGLMSVITLACGDEAAPTRPLTNNQTTTNNQTQTDQTTNGTNNQTATNNETNNQTATNNQTTTNNQTNTNNQTTTNNQTMPPETLYVSTTDAYASGPLATQRFELEDGDNGAPREILVVAPSEPGIYAVVAFHHGFTLRTGYYSDYLEHLASHGFIVVAPQMGTSAFGAPSVSEEADDAQEVYDWMRGNLAAVTGVTPSFDHFGVSGHSRGAKVAWTILRREQNLYQAIVGLDPVDGTGGPLGGQPRVANTAFPVSLPTLIIGTGLGPTGFQACAPEGDNYEQFFDASVSATLLLANAYGHNDMLDANNSCGITCTLCADGPSDGGLRTLTYGSSTMLLRAALQGRTQDQAAITMNLPIQNVTIDTK; encoded by the coding sequence ATGAAGAATATGCTTCGATTTTCTGTGCTCGGACTCATGAGTGTGATCACCTTGGCCTGTGGTGATGAGGCGGCGCCCACGCGTCCTCTCACAAACAACCAAACCACTACAAACAATCAGACTCAGACCGATCAAACTACGAATGGGACCAATAACCAGACGGCCACTAATAACGAGACCAACAACCAGACGGCCACCAACAATCAGACCACCACAAACAACCAGACAAATACCAACAACCAAACCACTACAAACAATCAGACGATGCCTCCGGAAACGCTCTATGTGAGCACCACGGATGCATACGCCTCAGGCCCTCTTGCGACGCAGCGCTTTGAGCTCGAAGACGGAGATAACGGCGCGCCGCGCGAGATCCTCGTCGTCGCCCCCTCCGAGCCCGGTATCTACGCCGTCGTGGCTTTCCACCACGGGTTTACGCTGCGCACGGGATATTACAGCGACTACCTCGAACACCTCGCGAGCCATGGATTCATCGTCGTCGCGCCGCAGATGGGCACGAGCGCCTTTGGCGCACCGTCGGTCTCCGAAGAAGCCGATGACGCCCAGGAAGTCTATGACTGGATGAGAGGCAATCTGGCCGCCGTGACCGGCGTGACCCCGAGCTTCGACCATTTTGGCGTCTCCGGACATAGCCGAGGCGCAAAGGTCGCCTGGACCATTCTCCGCCGCGAGCAAAACCTCTACCAGGCCATCGTTGGTCTGGACCCAGTGGACGGTACTGGCGGGCCGCTCGGTGGACAGCCTCGCGTCGCGAACACCGCATTCCCAGTCAGCCTTCCGACCTTGATCATCGGCACGGGCCTTGGACCCACAGGGTTTCAGGCCTGCGCCCCCGAGGGCGACAATTACGAACAATTCTTCGACGCCTCGGTCTCGGCAACGCTCCTTCTGGCCAACGCCTACGGGCATAACGACATGTTGGATGCGAACAACTCTTGCGGAATTACGTGCACGCTTTGCGCGGACGGCCCAAGTGATGGTGGGCTTCGCACATTGACCTACGGCTCAAGCACCATGCTCCTGCGCGCCGCACTTCAAGGCCGCACACAAGACCAGGCTGCCATCACCATGAATCTCCCAATACAAAACGTCACGATCGACACCAAGTAG